GCAAATTCCGCCGAGGTCACCAAATCGGTGGAATTCCGCGTGACCGTATCGACGCCGACGATTTGGGGCTGGGTTGGCTTCGGCATCGTCGGCCTAGTGGTGCTGGGCTTGGCCCTGGTATTTTTCCGCCTAGGACGTAGATGAGCGCAGTCGTCGAAACCAAAGATTTGAGCAAGCGTTACCGCGAAAAGCTCGCGGTCAACTCGCTCAGCCTGACCGTCGAAGAAGGCGAAGTCTTCGGCTTTCTCGGCCCCAATGGCGCCGGCAAGACGACAACCATTCTAATGTTGCTCGGTTTGACCGAACCGACCTCCGGCGACGTCGCGGTGTGCGGTTTCAATCCGAGCCGCCAATCCCTCGACGTTAAAAGGCGCGTCGGCTACCTGCCGGAAAATCCCGGCTTCTACGACGATCTGACGGCGCGCGAAAATCTCATGTACATGGCGCGGCTGAACCGCATTCCCGAAGCGGAAGCGCACCGGCGCACCGCCGAAGTGCTCGATCAAGTCGGCCTCACCGACGACGGCCGCCGCCCGGTTAAAGAATTTTCCCGCGGCATGAAACAGCGTCTCGGCATCGCTGAAGTTCTGGTCAAGAAACCCACGGCGATCATTCTCGACGAACCGACCTTGGGCATCGATCCTGACGGCGCCATCCGCATCCTAGAGCTGATCAAGAATTTAAACCGCGAGCATGGCCTCACCGTCCTGCTGTCGTCGCACCAGTTGCAGCAAGTGCAGCAGATCTGTAGCCGCGTCGGCATCATCGTCCGCGGCAAGCTCATTGTCCAAGGTAAAATGGACGATCTCGGCAAAGCGATCCTCAAGGAACGCCAATGGAATTTTCTACTCGAAGCCACCGGCAACACTGAAGGCTTTGAACGCGAGCTGCAAAGTATTTCCGGTGTCGACGATGCCGAAAAACGCCCCCATGGCTGGTTTTT
This DNA window, taken from Deltaproteobacteria bacterium, encodes the following:
- a CDS encoding ABC transporter ATP-binding protein, with protein sequence MSAVVETKDLSKRYREKLAVNSLSLTVEEGEVFGFLGPNGAGKTTTILMLLGLTEPTSGDVAVCGFNPSRQSLDVKRRVGYLPENPGFYDDLTARENLMYMARLNRIPEAEAHRRTAEVLDQVGLTDDGRRPVKEFSRGMKQRLGIAEVLVKKPTAIILDEPTLGIDPDGAIRILELIKNLNREHGLTVLLSSHQLQQVQQICSRVGIIVRGKLIVQGKMDDLGKAILKERQWNFLLEATGNTEGFERELQSISGVDDAEKRPHGWFLRCTHDVRTEVVELVARRGLKLLQLRSEDPTLEEIYLKYFREA